A window of Corticium candelabrum chromosome 3, ooCorCand1.1, whole genome shotgun sequence contains these coding sequences:
- the LOC134176738 gene encoding uncharacterized protein LOC134176738 — MTDNREETESPTVTVPVKKSRNVLLAVDGSKGCKKAFDWYLENMWRSSDLVLLVHVFNPPTLPSYSFSTPGTGLVVPAAYQQLVEEAQKQAREIIDGYETVLKSSKVPYRTIVHSGDTGETICAIAEVENADAIVVGCRGLGVIRRTFLGSVSDYVLHHVHIPVTVVPGKQK, encoded by the exons ATGACCGACAATCGAGAAGAAACTGAG AGTCCAACAGTGACGGTACCAGTCAAAAAGTCAAGGAACGTTCTGCTGGCAGTTGATGGCAGCAAGGGATGCAAGAAAGCGTTTGACT GGTATCTTGAAAACATGTGGCGTTCATCTGACTTAGTTCTTCTAGTGCACGTATTCAACCCTCCAACTCTACCGTCATATTCTTTTTCTACCCCAGGAACAGGGC TTGTAGTGCCAGCTGCATATCAACAATTGGTTGAAGAAGCACAGAAACAAGCTCGTGAAATCATCGATGGATATGAGACAGTACTCAAGTCAAGCAAA GTGCCATATCGCACTATAGTACACTCTGGTGATACAGGAGAAACTATTTGTGCCATTGCTGAAGTGGAAAATGCAGATGCTATCGTTGTGGGCTGCCGTGGACTTGGTGTGATTCGTAGAACATTCCTCGGCAGTGTCAGTGATTATGTTCTTCATCATGTCCACATCCCTGTAACTGTTGTACCAGGGAAACAAAAGTGA